The Vibrio orientalis CIP 102891 = ATCC 33934 genomic sequence TCGCCATAATGTCGTTTTCAGACATCACTAGCACTTCTTTACCGTCGATTTTTTCAGTCTTAGTACCGTAACCTTCAGCGAAGATAACCGTGTCGCCAACTTTTACGTCCAACGGTAGAACTGTACCGTTTTCTAGAATGCGGCCTTTACCTACAGCTAGAACTACGCCGCGAGTCGATTTCTCTGCAGCAGAACCAGTTAGAACGATGCCACCAGCTGACTTAGATTCAACTTCTTGGCGCTCAACGATAACTCGGTCGTGTAATGGACGAATATTCATCGGGTGTCTCTCCTGAAAATTTCCATGTTTGATTTGATAAACGGCTTTCAAAGCCTTGTGGTAACTATATGAGGGACGGATTAAGTAAACCCAAGGGGGAGTAGAATTTTTTTTGTGATCGAGTTCAGAGATGTAGGCAAACGAGAGCCTGTTCAATGAGAATATTCTTGAGAAATTAAAGCGACCTAAAGAACTCAGCGCCACTCATCTAACGAGATAACATCCGCTAATGGCTGTTTGTCTGATTCAATGACATCGCCATCTAATACACCTTGGAATTTGGTCATTTGAGATACAAGTTCACGCATTAAGACCATATTGGCATGGTTCGGGTTCTTACAGGTGCTGACAACACGATCGATATGACTTTGCTGTGCCCAAAGTCTCTCTTGCATCTCTTCCGAAGCGGAGAGGATCATCTCTTCACACATGTCTTGCTTGAGTTGAGAGAAGGCATCGGGGTTATTTTGTGCAAGCTCCATCAACTCATCAAAAGAAGGTAATGTTTGATTGATTAATGGTGTTCTCATAATGCCTCCTCATACACTGATTGAAGTATCAGCAACTCATTTAAGGATAGGTGATCATGAAAACAATGGAAGATGGGATTATTCTAAGTCTCAAAAGTAAGAACACTTAATGAGGTATAGGTTTAATCAGTCTTCAAACGAAATTCGGTAAGCGCATCGCCTTTCGCCTTGAACAATATGCTCTGTTCGTTCTATCAGGCACTCAGCACCAAGTAGCTTCTTAAAAACATTCAGCTCAGACTGACAAAGAGAAGGGCAACGCGTTGCAGCTTTACAGATAGGACAGTGGTTTTCAATCATAGTATATCCAGACTCCGTCTTCTCTAACTCAGCCATATAGCCTTCTTGTTGACGCAACTCGACTAGCTTTAGTAAACGAGCTTCCAGTTCAGAATATTCGCTTAACTGACTTAGGTAATTATGAAAAGTTTGCTTTTCCCTTTCATCGGCGACCTTTTGTAGCCCTTCTTTACCAAACAAGCTCTCAACCGCGTCTATGACTTGAATTGTTAGTTCACCGTGACGATCAGCAAATTCTTTGTGCCCTTCAGAAGTAAGCGACCAATATCTAGTTGGTCGGCCAACTTTTAATTTACGGTCTTCAAATGTAAGCACGCCTTGAGACTCAAGAGCTTGTAGGTGCTGACGAGCGCCCATCGTCGTCATAGATAACTCTTGTGCCAACTGTTTTACCGTAACCGCACCAGTGGTTTTGATTAACTGTAAAATTTTATCCGTGCTTTTCATATTTACTTCCTCAATCACTAGGTAATTATGAGGGAAGCCATTTATAAAGCAAACGCTTTACATGCCTAAAGATGACTCTGACACAAGGTACTTCATTGGTACCAGCGCTTTAGTACGAGTATAGCGATCGTATAAACCTTTCAACGAGTTAGGCAGCTCCTGACAATCAACCGTCTTAAAGCCATGCTGTGCATAAAAGCCTTCAAGGTGCTGATAGGCAAAGCAGTAATCGCCCTCAGCTAGCACATGCTGCGAACAATAACACATCAGTTCATGTCCGAGCCCTCGCCCCCTAAAATCAGGGATAACAAGCATCCCCGTCAGTAATCGATATTGTTCAATAGCTCGAAAGCGGACAACAACTGCCATTTGGTTTTCCATGTAGCCGACCAAAGTTAGCTCATCCTTTTTTGCCTTACCAGATGGATAAAAGGATTTGTATAGCCTCGTGACTAAAGGCAACTTCATCGGGTCCAGTTGCTCAATCTGCATTGCACTCATTATCACCAATCTCGATTTGAGGTAGAATGAGCGCAGTTTAGATTACTCGATAAAACCAATGCAAATTACAGCTAACGCCGACCTACGTCCTTATCATACTTTTTCTATTTCTCAGCAGTGCGCCTTTCTTGTTGAGGTCAACTCT encodes the following:
- a CDS encoding co-chaperone GroES, whose product is MNIRPLHDRVIVERQEVESKSAGGIVLTGSAAEKSTRGVVLAVGKGRILENGTVLPLDVKVGDTVIFAEGYGTKTEKIDGKEVLVMSENDIMAIVE
- a CDS encoding DUF3135 domain-containing protein, producing the protein MRTPLINQTLPSFDELMELAQNNPDAFSQLKQDMCEEMILSASEEMQERLWAQQSHIDRVVSTCKNPNHANMVLMRELVSQMTKFQGVLDGDVIESDKQPLADVISLDEWR
- a CDS encoding helix-turn-helix transcriptional regulator → MKSTDKILQLIKTTGAVTVKQLAQELSMTTMGARQHLQALESQGVLTFEDRKLKVGRPTRYWSLTSEGHKEFADRHGELTIQVIDAVESLFGKEGLQKVADEREKQTFHNYLSQLSEYSELEARLLKLVELRQQEGYMAELEKTESGYTMIENHCPICKAATRCPSLCQSELNVFKKLLGAECLIERTEHIVQGERRCAYRISFED
- a CDS encoding GNAT family N-acetyltransferase, which produces MQIEQLDPMKLPLVTRLYKSFYPSGKAKKDELTLVGYMENQMAVVVRFRAIEQYRLLTGMLVIPDFRGRGLGHELMCYCSQHVLAEGDYCFAYQHLEGFYAQHGFKTVDCQELPNSLKGLYDRYTRTKALVPMKYLVSESSLGM